The sequence ATACTTACTTTACAACCACAGCCCATTTGATATCTCTGATTTAGGCTTTTCTTTTGAGAGAAGGTAAGGTCATCCCATGGTTCAATGTAATTGCACAAATGGATAAGAACTTTACCATCATCTAAAATCTGTCCTGCATTGGGGTAAACATCAAAACACAGCATTCAGAATTGCATTCCCAGCACTAAAGATACAATCCACATCAATGAAAGGTTTACTTTTTGACTTCAGTTACTTGTGAATGTCACCCTAAGATTTGctgaagcaattttttttttaacataatgaATAAATACATGGAGCTTGCAATGAAATGTTGCTGTGTAACCCCACCATTAAATATAATAACACTGACCCATCCTGAGTCTCCTCCAGGatactgtttttattgttgttatttatttaaatttctatcctCTCTTAGATGCCCAGGGCAGCAAataactaagtacagtggtacctcaggttaagtacttaattcgttccggaggtctgttcttaacctgaaactgttcttaacctgaagcatcactttagctaatggggcctcctgctgctgtgccgccgccgccacctgatttcttttctcattctgaagtaaagttcttaacccgagatactatttctgggttagcagagtctgtaacctgaagtgtatgtaacccgaggtaccactgtactaaatacattacaataaaagcaATACAGCACAACTTGTTTGGGGCTGAATCAAGCCAATTCTGCCCCCCGCcccatttgtttctcttttccaaATGTGGCTTTTGGAGGCCACTGTGCATACTCAGGCAGAGGAAAGtttcttacattttattttaatttacaaaCTACTGTTCTTCTGTATACCTTGCCTGCTAGAAAATAGAAATAGCAAGAAGGACAACTTTTTGAATTAAAACAAGGGGTACAATTGTAACAGAAATttctctgggttgtatccaactaaatcacTGCATGTGCAGACAAGTACAACAGAACTTCTCATCCTAAGCCCGCTGCTATCTACTCTGGGAGGTTGCCCCAATTTGCCCAATCGGCTGGTTGGGTGGTGGCTCAGGGGCCTCTTGGCCCAGATTCCACTAATTCTGCATGCTATTGGATGCCAGCGCAAGGGGGCCTTTCCTACCCTCTCATCCCGCTATGGCTCCCCCAGATCCATGCTGGAGAGTCAGGAGAATTCCCATAAAAGCAGGTAGAGGGGAAGAGGGGTTCATGCTGTCTGCCAAGCAAAAATGCTTGCACTGCTGGAACAACCACAAGAGCGCAATGTTTTAATTCCTTCCTTTGGTATCATGTTACGTACGCAAGCACAGCCCGAACTTTGGCTTTATATGGGCTCCAGTATTTATATTGTTAAATAGCATAATAAGCTCTTGATTCCCACTGGCCATGGTACTGTAATATACATTTTGTGTACTGCCTTGGCTTCTGTGTACCGTACCTGTAAGGAGATATTGCTTCTTGTTGTTAGCTTCTAATTTCACTCCACAGAGAGAGGAATCGAAAGGTGTGAAGACATATTGAACATCTTTCAACTTTTCAAATCCTTTGAACATCTGTATtaggaaaaaggaagaaaaaagtgttgtGACTAAGATTTTTTGTGAGGTTACAACTGATACCTTGCTAGTATGGTGTGTGGCAATGATGTgtatggagtgggtgggtggcagtACAGCTAGATAAGATTGTCAAGCTTTGTGGCTTGACTAGCCAGTATGTGCAAGCTCCTGTCCACAGGGTAGTCCTCTGGGACATAGGAGCCAACCCCTAGGGGCTGTGcgggctttggcccccacaataaaatatttgaggcggtccgagatgaccgcctgggcacttCACATGcttccccaaagttgatgggcattcccattcaaattgtgtgcgtgtgccacatcatgtgatcaattttcCAGAgaagggcttacctgggcccccacaatattttattcacgttGGCACTCCTGCTCTGGGAGGGCTAGGGGAGGGCTTACAGAATAGAGCAGAGTGGGAACTTCTCCCCTCTAGCTTGCTCAGTTATAAATTGGAGGCTAATCAAGCCATTAGCCAAGGCTGCAGTTAAATGTTTAGTCATACAGTTTAGAAATTCTACTTTGCATAGCAACAGAACCGTGAATAAACCACAACAATGTCTAATATAAATTATTTTCACACAAATATTTGCTTGATGAGCCTGACAGTTGTGTAAGGCTGAGTTCTAGTGTTGTATTAAACCCTGTTTTTAGTATGAATTTCAGAAAAGTGACATATTCAGTTTTGACCTTCGTATATGCTGAGCCTCTGTTCTTGATAGtattattttagtttcctgttatcTAGTACTCACATGGAAAGCATTCAGGCAAGTTGCTAGAACTACAaattccatcttttccaacaatTGAGCCTACTGGCTGGGAatgatcaaattatagtccaaagacatgtggaaggcaccatgttgcctacccctgaatGACATAATTCTTTCTTAAACAATGCACACAAAAAGACTATGTATATTATTTTTGAAAGGAAATCATGAAATGCGCCTTCTAAATGACTTCCATCAGTAATTGTTAATGAAATGCAACTGTAAATGAGTTTCCATTATTATATTATGTTAAGTGTTGACAACTGTAAACAGCTATAAATTCAAAATATTGCTGAAAAATATGTGTCTAAAGTTTAAATGCTGAACAgaaaggtttctttaaaaaacatagcAACAGATCTAAATTTAGGCCAACCATCGCAACATAGCACAAGTGAATTTTATCTACCCAAATGaagtttacttaaaaaaaattatctagTCTTATCTTTgcacatttatattttattaccATTTACAAGGGATGGAAACTATAAAGAAATGTCTCAGGTCTATAAATATTCTAACATGTAAGACAGCTATGTCTTTACAGTACCATTTAAGTCAAAGCACAAATTTTGATCTTCCACTCAAAAGTTTATGTTTCTTGATTTTTTCCCTAATAAAATGCGTTCATCAGCAGCAGTGCTCTCTGCTGAACTCATCCAAGCAAATGTGATAGGTGGGTGCTTAAGTGTTTGCCAGTACACACTGTCATGAAGCACGTGTTGAAGTCAGTGCAGATATGGGAGGAATTGGTCTTGCAAATATCATAACCACAAGGCTCCTCCAGCCTCATAACTGCCCTAAATGGAATTCCCCAGATGCAATGCAGGTGGAGAAGACTTCTCTACTGCCAGCTACACCGTGAAATATGTTCTATTCTGTGTTCAATGGGATTTCTTTCTGCCACttgcaaaagagaaagaaaggatgcAGCTGGAGAAGCTGCTGAAGCTGATGAAAGGTTCCTCTGGATGTGGACCCAACCTGAGTATCAAGGAACAATGCTGGATCTAAGAGCATCCTCAGACTTGCAACCCTGACCTTTCAGGTGAACCAGAATATTGGTTATACAGAACTACTCATTATCAAAATCAAATGACACCTTTACACTTATTGCTGACTTTGAAATTAGAGACAAATGTAGATTAGACAGATTCTCTTTCCATCATACATATTTTCAGAAAGCTTTGTCTGCCAGGAGTATGCATAAGAACCATCTAAACCCATGCAGTGTCCACTCTTAATGTATAATCCCATAAAGTCTGAATCGACCATTGTAACCCTAAGATTCCTAAACCAAACAGTTGGGGAATATCTCATCCTAGGCTTCTCAAGCACCTACCAATGGTGGTATAAAATGAATCTGATACCATAAATCTATATATATAACTACTGTTGTCAATGTTCTGGTAACATCTTGTAATGTGTTATAtgttgggctgcctttgaagacttcaaaagcagctggtgcagaatttggcagctagCTTGTTGACTGGAGCAGGACGGGCTGAACATATAACCCCGATTCTGGCAtagctgcactggctaccaattagtttccaagaATCTGCAAAGCAAAGTGTTtgaatctgtcctgaatcttgttTCTAACACAAGTACTTACAATTATGATTTTGCATTAGTTGTTTTCTAATACAagttccaatacagtggtgcctcacaagacgaaattaatccgttccgcgagtctcttcgtcttgcggttttttcgtcttgcgaagcacggctattagcggctattagcggcttagcggctattaatggcttagtggctttaagaaaaaggaaacaaactagcaagaactcgcaagacgtttcatcttgcgaagcaagcccatagggaaattcgtcttgcagaacgactcaaaaaacggaaaactctttcgtcttgcgcgtttttcgtcttgcgaggcattcgtcttgcgaggtaccactgtacaaaaaaatatttctcctaaACATGGATCAGACATGATTACTTCAGAAGGTATAAAATCATGTTACAGCACAATCTTATATATGTCTGATCAGAAGTTCAACAGAATTTATGCCCAGATAAGTAGTATGTGTTGCACCCTTATGTGCACATTTGAAATTGAGTATAAAACTGACcaggagtagtagtagtattcaatGGCATTTAAGCATCATAATAAACAATTTTTTCATGTACCTTTATTTGTTTGATTTCATATCGAATCATTTTGTGAGTATGAAGAGGGTCTTCACTTGATGCGATCACTTTTTCACTGGAAATTTTTGCTCGAATCACTGCGAGTAAATGAAAGCAAAACATACATTTTAGAATTTATTCACCTGTTGTTTCTGTAGTGTGACATATGATTTGCACTATAAAGCACAGCTGCTGTTGTATTTAGTACAgtctatttctccccccccccccagctaataCGAAGATGAATGTGATTAAGACTAGAGTTCTCCTATGGTAATAATTTCACATAGCAAGTGCTTACATCTAGAATTCAACCAAATTCTGTTAATGCAGTATTGATGCTATATCAGGCTGGTTCACATGACTTCACGATGG comes from Podarcis raffonei isolate rPodRaf1 chromosome 2, rPodRaf1.pri, whole genome shotgun sequence and encodes:
- the TIMP4 gene encoding metalloproteinase inhibitor 4, producing the protein MNPLLSTLLFSLLLLLTLRIQELIEACSCAPAHPQQQICDSALVIRAKISSEKVIASSEDPLHTHKMIRYEIKQIKMFKGFEKLKDVQYVFTPFDSSLCGVKLEANNKKQYLLTGQILDDGKVLIHLCNYIEPWDDLTFSQKKSLNQRYQMGCGCKISTCYMVPCSISTPNECLWTDWLIERKLYGHQAKHYACIKRSDGTCSWYRGGPPPEKDFVDISEP